TTCGATTTTGAAGGTACTCATAATCGTGAACGGCAGATGCAGGACGGAGAGGAACCACAGGGTGGAAACCAGAAAAGCGACATCGCGCCAGATCGGATCCAACGAGCTGTTCGCCCATAAGCTATAGATGTCTTGAAATCCTCCGCCCAGAGTCATAAACAAGAGAATGGCTGCATCGTAAAACAGGCCGAGTCGTGCCAGTTGCAGTTTGGCGCGGCTGTAATCGGCGGCTTTCTGGTGGTCTTCGAGCTTGACGACCGAGGAGAAGTCTTCCGGAACCTTCTCTCGATGGATGCCGATATGAAACTGGTTTTTAATGTTCAACCACAATTCGATCAGTAGGTTTAAAATCAGAGCAAATAAAAATATCGATGTTATCCAGTTGGTCATGCGCTAAGGATTCTCAATTTATTAGGTTAAGATAGGGGCCTATTTTAGGGAAAAGAGCCAGAAGTATGAAGTCAGATAACAACTTAATTTGGATTGATTTGGAAATGACCGGGTTGGATCCGAAAGAACATACCATTATTGAGATTGCCACAGTGGTGACCGATAGCCAGTTAAATGTGCTTGCCGAAGGGCCGGTGATCGCGATTCAGACCGCTCAGCAAGAGCTCGATAAAATGGATAACTGGTGTGTTACGCATCATGGCAATTCCGGATTAACGGCCCGCGTGCAAGCGAGTGAGATCGATCTGGAGCAGGCCGAACAGCAGACGATCGAATTTTTAAGCCAGTACGTTCCTTCCGGTAAATCGCCGATGTGCGGTAATTCGATCTGTCAAGATCGCCGCTTTATGGTGGAGCATATGCCTAAATTGGAGCAGTTCTTTCATTATCGTAACCTCGATGTCAGTACCCTTAAGGAGCTGGCGCGCCGCTGGGCGCCAAATGTGTATTCGTCTCACGAGAAGAAGGGCGCGCATCTGGCATTGGACGATATTCTCGAATCCATTGATGAGCTAAAGCATTATCGTCGAGAGTTATTTGCCGAAAACTATCGCCAGAACGACTAAAATTCTCCTTTCATAACCTCTGTCAATGCAGGGGTTTTTGTATTTGCTGCTCGGCTTATCCCTGCCGATTAGCACCTTCTATTGAAAATGGGCGAAAAAAGAACTGCTTACGGTTCTCATGCCCGTTGCTTTCCGTTATAATTTCCTGTTTACCGCTCGGACTTCCGAGTGTTTAATTTTTTGTTTTTGTCGGATCGATTTTTAGCTAACCAAAATGAAAATCGCTCCGGCCTAAAATTAAGAGGACCATTGTTGTGGAAATGACTGGTGCCCAGATTCTTGTAAATTATTTGCAGGATGAGGGCGTAGAGCACATTTGGGGGTATCCGGGTGGAGCGGTTCTGCCGATCTACGATGCCCTGGATACTGACGCTAAAACGTTAAATCATATTTTAGTCCGTCACGAACAAGCGGCTGTCCATGCGGCAGACGGTTATGCGCGCTCTACAGGCAAACCAGGAGTGGTCTTGGTAACTTCCGGCCCTGGTGCGACCAATGCGGTCACCGGTATTGCAACCGCCTATATGGATTCGATTCCTATGGTGTGCATTACCGGCCAGGTGCCAACCGGTTTGATCGGTCTGGATGCGTTCCAGGAGATCGATACCGTTGGGATTACCAGACCAATCGTAAAACACAACTTCTTGGTCAAGGATGTTAATGATCTGGCCGATACGCTCAAAAAAGCATTCTATCTGGCCACAACAGGTCGACCTGGCCCAGTTGTCGTTGATATTCCGAAAGATGTTCAAAACGCCAAAAGCAACTATGTCTATCCACAAGAAGTTGATATTCGCTCCTACTTGCCTGTAACTAAGGGCCATAGCGGACAGATCAAGAAAGCGGTGGAAATGATGCTTTCTGCGAAGCGTCCTATTCTGTACACCGGTGGTGGTGTCGTTCTGGGTGACGCTTCGGCTGAATTGACGGAATTGACTCGTAAGTTAGGTTTCCCGATTACTCAGACCCTGATGGGCTTGGGCGCTTTCCCGGCGTCTGACTCGCAATCGGTCGGTATGCTGGGGATGCACGGAACCTATGAAGCCAACTTGTCGATGCATCACTCTGATGTGATTATCGCGATTGGTGCGCGTTTTGATGACCGCGTAACCGGTAATCTGGAAAAATTCTGCCCGGATGCCAAGATCATTCATATCGATATCGACCCGGCGTCGATCTCGAAAAACGTGATTGTGGATATTCCGATCGTTGGGCCGGTTAAACAGGTTCTGACGGAAATGAATCAGGTTCTGGACGAAACCAAACAGAAGAAAGACGAAAAAGCACTGGCTGACTGGTGGAAGCAGATTGAAGAGTGGCGTGCGACCAAGTGTCTGCGTTACGACACAACCGGCTCCAAAATCAAGCCTCAGGCTGCAATGGAAGCCGTATGGCGTGTGACCAACGGTGACGCTTATGTGGCTTCCGATGTTGGTCAGCATCAGATGTATGCTGCGCAATACTATCCGTTCGACAAGCCACGTCGCTGGATCAACTCCGGTGGTCTGGGGACCATGGGCTTCGGTCTGCCGGCGGCGATGGGGGCGCAGATGGCGCACCCGGATGCAACGGTTGTCTGTGTGACCGGTGAAGGTTCGATTCAGATGAATATCCAGGAGCTTTCGACCTGTCTACAGTATGGTCTTCCGGTTAAGATTATCTGCCTGAACAACGGCTTCCTGGGGATGGTTCGTCAGTGGCAGGAGTTCTTCTATGAGCGTCGTTATTCGATGTCTTATATGGAGTCCTTGCCGGATTTCGTTAAGTTGGCGGAATCTTACGGTCATGTCGGTGTTCGTATCGAAGACCCTGCGACCATGGAAGCTGAATTGGAAAAAGTGTTCTCCGAAGAGCTTAAAGATCGTTTGGTGTTCGTTGACATTATTACCGATCAGCAGGAAAACGTTTATCCTATGATTCCGGCCGGTGCAGGTCTGAACGAAATGATTTTGGTATAAGGGTAGGCAAAAGATGAAACATATTATTTCAATGCTAATTGAAAATGAGTCTGGCGCTTTATCTCGTGTTGCCGGTCTTTTCTCAGCGCGCGGCTATAATATTCAGGCTTTGACGGTTGCACCGACGGAAGACGAATCGCTTTCGCGCCTGACTCTGGTGACCACTGGTACCGATCAGCAGATCGAGCAGATCGTCAAACACCTTAACCGTCTGATCGATGTGGTTAAGGTACTGGATCTGACCGAAGGCGTCCATATCGAACGCGAACTGATGTTGATCAAAGTATCGGCGACCGGCGATATGCGTGAAGAGTACAAGCGTCTGGCGGATATTTTCCGCGCCGATATTATTGATGTGACCTCGACTACCTATACCATCCAGATGGTCGGTGACAGCAATAAACTGGACGCTTTTATCAATACTTTGGATTCAGGATTGATTCTGGAGACGGTTCGTTCGGGCACGATGGGTATTCTGCGCGGCGAAAAATGCCTGCAGCTGAACTAAACGCGGCTGCTATAGAATTTTAATTTCATTTTTATGTAACTTACGGCGGAAGCGATTCCGCCTTTGATTTAAGGATAAAACATGCAAGCTTATTACGATAAAGACTGCGATCTATCAATCATCCAAGGCAAAAAAGTTGCCGTTATCGGTTTCGGTTCACAAGGTCACGCGCACGCGGCGAACCTTAAAGATTCTGGTGTTGACGTTGTTGTAGGTCTTCGTCCAGGTTCTTCTTCTGTTAAGAAAGCGGAAGGTTACGGTCTTAAAACTGCAGATGTTCCTACTGCGGTTAAAGGCGCTGACGTAGTAATGATCTTGACTCCGGATGAATTCCAGGCAGATCTTTACAAAAACGAAATCGAGCCGAACATCAAAGAAGGTGCGGCACTGGCATTCGCTCACGGTTTCGCAATCATCTACAACCAGGTTACTCCTCGTAAAGACCTTGACGTTATCATGATCGCGCCTAAAGCGCCTGGTCACACTGTACGTTCTGAGTTCGAAAACGGACGTGGTATTCCTGATCTGATCGCGATTGAGCAAGACGCTTCAGGTAACGCGAAAGCGATCGCGCTATCTTACGCTTCTGCAATCGGTGGTGGTCGTACTGGTATCCTGGAAACCACTTTCCGCGAAGAGTGTGAAACTGACCTGTTCGGTGAGCAAGCAGTACTTTGTGGTGGTGCGGTTGATCTGGTTAAAATGGGCTTCGAAACATTGGTTGAAGCGGGTTACGAGCCAGAGATGGCTTACTTCGAGTGTCTACACGAGCTTAAGCTGATCGTTGACCTAATGTTCGAAGGCGGTATCGCGAACATGAACTACTCAATCTCAAACAACGCTGAGTACGGTGAATACGTAACTGGTCCACGCGTAATCAACGATGAGTCTCGTGCAGCGATGCGTCAAGCGCTTAAGAACATCCAGACTGGTGAGTACGCTAAACAGTTCATCCTTGAAGGTCAGGCGGGTTACCCATCAATGACTGCACGTCGTCGTCAAGACGCAGAGCACCCAATCGAGCAGGTTGGTGCGAAACTGCGTGCGATGATGCCTTGGATTCAAGCCAACAAAATCATCGACCAAGACAAAAACTAATTTTTAGGCGGCTTATTTGCTCAATCTCTTTGTTGCTTTCCGAGTCGTGTACTAGTTGTACACTTCCCCGAAAAGCGCCTCGACCTTGAGCAAAGCGCTCGCTAAAAATATTGTTTAGAAAAGCCGGCTATATGCCGGTTTTTTTGTTTTTTTATAAAGATTATTCACATGATTTTCTTATTTAAGTTGACTAGTTTATTAATTCATTTTGGAATGGAAATTATGGAATAATTAAATTTCTTTGACTTAATTAAGATGTTTTTTGTGAGAAAGCTTATTTTAATAGTTAAGTATTTATTTAAGATATGGCCGCTATGGTTATTGTTATTTGTTATGTTTCTGCACTATGTTTCGTATAAGTGTATGCCAGATGAGTTAAATGAAATTAATAGATTGGCTTCTATTTCTTTTCAGCTCATAGGTGGACTCATTGTCTTATGGAGCATAGATAGCAATTTAGGTGTAATTAAAAATAGTTCTTTAATTAAAATGCTTACTTCCTATCTGAAAGGCTTTTTTGAACTAGGCAAGACACAGGTTATAAAAGTTGATTTTTTACAGAATGAGAGTCATTTTGGAAAAGCGCAGATTAGACACACAAAAAAAATTGAGAGTATTGAAGATAAGATTGACTACATTCAAGAGCAGTTAGACTTTGTTGAGAATCAGTCAAAAGAGTTGGTTGAAGAGCTAAGAAGCGATTTTCAGAATGAGTTGCTAGTTTTAAAGCAAGAAATTAGATCTTGTAAAAAAACGTTGAAATTAATTGACCGTAATTTATCTGATATTTCAATTGGAGGAATTCCCCAGCAGGTCTTTGGTGTTTTTCTTGTCATTTATGGTTCTGTGATAAGTTACTTTGTAACGTGATGAATACACTACTAATAATTAGGTAAAGCAGAACACTTTTTAGTCCTTTATCCTTCACCGTGCGTGTGAATACATACATAACTAGCCAGCTAAATGCTGGTTTTCGTGATTCAGTGACAGGTGAGTTCAATTTGATTGAGTGCCATGAGCGGTTCGTGGTCTTTGGTTTTAACCACTTTTATGTCATCGCTTTCCAAGCGGCTTTGCAGTTCTTTTTCGATGCTTTGTGTAATAAAGGCATTGATATCCGTAAGCGGGTGATCCGGAATATCTGAAATGGGGGTGGTAAGATTTTTCAGTATTTGTTCGCGTGAAAGCTCGATGTACGTTTGATGAATTGTCTGGTTGGTGCTGATTTCATAGATTAAAAAGCCCTGACAGCTTCCTGCGTCGCCACAGATAGTCTTGCCGTCGATACTGCTTATCGCTATTTTCATATTTTTCCCTAAAAAGAATACTTTGCTGCAGTAAATTGTAAGAGTATTTGTATTGCTTAGGTATAAATAAATATATTTAATAGGTATAAAGGGATTTAAAGTGAAAAAGACAGTATTTGTTAGCGGATTCTATTGTGCCGTCATTTACGGAAATTGGACGATTGGTTGTTGTAGGTGGGCTTGGTTATCGGCAGGAGCAGACTCTGCGGAGGACCTTGTGCATGATCTCTCTCAGGCTGGCTGCGAAGTGATGTCGCAAAAATGTAACGCTCTACTGAAACAGAAGACGTTATTGTAAAGGGTAAGGGTGTATAGAGGATTCGGAGAAAGGAGGATTCCAATCTCCGAAAAGTGTGAATCAGGCAAGGCCTACTGGGACAGACAGTGTAATCAGTACTTTTAGTGAAGCTGGAATGCTTGAAACAATTGCTGCAGAAATACCTAAAAAACGGTGTCCTGTTTTACTTTTGGATTTTAGATCGGCTCGGTTCATATTTGATTCTCCATGTGTTTATTAACTGAGTTGATCTTATTATAAGTTATATTTATCTGTAAATATGAAAAACTTATGAAGAGTGTATTAAGCAAATCTGAACCTGTGTTCGGTATTGTTCTTTCCTGTCTTCGATAGACGCTTCCAAAGCCGCTAAGTTCAGCGGCTTTTTTATTGTTATCTTGCCGGTTTGAATTTCGGTAAACTGGTCCGGCTTCTTGTCTGAATTCCTAGGATCTTGCTACATAAGATGATTTCAATTCGAGTGCTACTACTGGCGGCTTTAGCCATGATCGCTTTTGCCGCGAATTCGCTTTTGTGTCGTATTGCCTTGACGGAAACGACGATTGATGCCGCGTCTTTTACAACCATTCGTCTGGTGTCCGGTGCGGTGATGCTATTTATTTTGTGGAAGTTGCTGAATTATCGACAGCAACCCCGTCTTGCTGCTGAGAAGAGAAGATTTGGCGGGAATACTTGGTCGGCTCTGGCGTTGTTTGTCTATGCTGCCGGTTTCTCGTTTGCTTATATCGAATTATCTGCCGCGACGGGAGCGTTGTTATTGTTCGGAGCCGTGCAGCTGACGATGATCGGTTACGGTTTGTATAAGGGCGAGCGGTTGAATGTTGTGCAGCTGATTGCGCTTGCTCTGGCGGTAATCGGTATGCTGGTTTTGCTTTTGCCGGGCGCGTCGTCACCGTCTCTTTCGGGCGCCGTGCTGATGACGGTTGCTGGTATTGCCTGGGGCGTTTATTCCCTGCGCGGAAGAAGTGCGCAAAATGCCCATTACGATACCAGTGGTAATTTTATTCGTGCACTGCCCTTGGCTGTGCTGTTGAGTTTACTCTGGATTGACAGTAGTCGTCTTGATCAAACCGGTGTCGTTCTGGCGATTGCCTCAGGTGCTTTAGCCTCGGGGATCGGTTATGCCGTTTGGTATGCGGTAGTGCCTTTTTTAAGCGCTGCCAGTGCGGCGATTCTTCAATTGAGCGTGCCGCCTTTGACTGCGTTGGGTGCGGTAGTGTTTCTGGATGAATCAATTACGCTGCGCTTTACGCTGGCTTCGGTCACGATTCTTGGCGGGGTTGCTTTGTTTATTGTCAGTAAAAATCGGTTTGCAGCACGATAGACAGGCGTTGTATGTACCTGAAGAGTGGATAGAAAAAAACCAGCGTTTAGCTGGCTTTTGTCATTTTGACAAGCAGAGGATCAGGCGGCTTTTTTAACGGCTTTCTTGACTGCGGTTTTCATTTTCTTTTTGCTTGTCAGGCCTTTTTTGGCGACTTTCTTAGTTGCTTTCTTAATGACTCCGGCTGCTTTTTTCTTTTTAAGGTCGTTTTTCTTAACAAGTTTCATAGCGGCTTTGGTTGAGGCTTTCTTGATCGCTTTTTTCTTGATTTCTTTCGCCATTTTTAGCTTCCTTAAATTGCTTTTGAAAAGGATTTATCGCCCGAGATGGCAATAAACCACTTCCAATAGTAATGACTTGAATTCAATTCTGCAAACCGCGTTAAGAGATAAGCGGCAGTAAAGATTACTCGGTCACCGTTTTTTCAGGCTTGTTTGTGAGTAAAGAAAACGGGCGCGTGAGAAGCGCCAACCGCGATGTTTCACGGTTTGTTTGGCGACTCCTCCGCTGGGTTTTTTATGGGCGGTTTGCTTTGCGGCGGAATCGGAAAAAAGTAGCCGACGGTGATCAGGATTCCGCCGACACCGATAAAGCTGATAATTCTGGCAATGGTACCGGAGTTGGAGAGATCGAAAATAAACAGTTTAATGACCACCAGCGCCAAAAGCGCCGATCCGGCCAGCCACAGCGTGCGCTTGGCGGATTTTTGCGCCCATTTCATAATCGCGACACCGAGTAGACTCCAGAAGATCGCAAGGGTGGTTTGCGTAGTCGAAGAATTCAGCCAGATATGCAGCGAGTAGTAGATATCGTACCAGTGATAAAGCAGACGCAGAATGACCGCATTGGCAAAGGCAAACAGCGCAATCCCGAAGAGATACCACGCGCCTCTGTCGATTATCGATCGCGCGTTTTGCGTGTCGCTCTTGAGCCATTGGTACAGTACGCTGAAACCGGTCAGTGCAAGCAGATCGAGAGTGTTGAGCAGCGGTAAATAAAACGTTCCCAAGGCTTCTCCGGCAGAGGCGAGATTAAAGCTGATCAGCCATACAAATATTATCAATAACAGCGGTAGTGCAAGGGTATTGAGATACAACTCGGCGTGCGCATTGAAAGGCCAGAATCTGCGTTGATTGATTAGACTTTGTCCGAGAATGACCGGCAGCATAAACAGCAACAGGCTGGCCGCAACCCAGTCCAGATAGTGGTGAGTGGCATAGTGCTGTCCTTCCAGAGCCAGAATTCCTATAAACAGATACAGACTTAGAGCATGTAGCTGTTTGCCGAAGAGGATACTCTCCGGCGAATGGTTTTCCAGCCATTTGAGGATGGCGTAAAAAGCGGCGCCGTTGAACAGCCACACAATCCAGGCATGATGGGCAAACGGATGGCTGTTATGGTCAAAAAGGTAAAGCGCATACAAAAGCAGGAAGACAAGCCAAAGCGGGCGGTAATAACGCAGGTCCTGCCAGTTGAAGCGCACTTCGATGGCAGTTATGAGCAAAGAGGTGATCAGTAAATGTGTAAGGATGCCGAAGGTCTGCCAGTCGAAGGATGCAAAGCGTTCGATTTCGAGCCAGTGGATGCTGAACCACCATAGGGTACCGATGATCAGCAGGAGAATTGACGCTGCGCGAATCTCCATTGATTGCAGGCTCCGGCTTTTATAAAGCATGAAAGCGCTGAGTAGATTGGCTACACCGACCAACAGGCCGCCCAGATAAAAAGCGTTGAAAATGGCGGTTTCGGCTGAACTGATAAGGGCAAATTGCGCGATATAAAAGAACTGCGAGGCGAGAAGTTGCAGCAGGATACCGAAGTAAAGCCCTAAGCTCTGCCGTTGGCGTAGGGCAAGCCAGATGATGCCGCAGGCTTCAATCGACCAGATTGCCGAGACGACATGATCGTCGAAGAATAACGGCACGGTAATGGTCAGAAAGATAACGCCGAGCGCAGAAAATGCCTGATACAGCAGTTTGAGATCGCTGCCGGCCTTTTTCATTAGGCCGAATCCGAGCGCCAGATAAAACAGGCCGAGGATAAGACTGCTGGTTGCCAGACCGTCTTCAAACGGGCGCATTAAATCCGTCTGGATTACAAAGCTGATGATCGGGGTTCCGAATACGATGGTTCCGTCCACCATGCCTTTCAGATTAGGAGGCTGTTTGAACGCAAAGAGCACGGCAATCGCCGTATACAGCAGGAAAAAAGCGATCAGGAAAAGTTGCACACTGAGGTAATTTTCCGGCGTATAGCGGAACCAGCCCCAAAAGATGGCAATCCAGAAGGTCATGACAAAACCGAGCAGATTGAGACGACGCCAGGCTTTGAACCAGGCGATGGCGAAAATACTCAGATTTAAAACGATGTAATAGCTGAACAGGATGATGTGGCTGCCTTGTCCGGTCGAGGCCAGTATAGGAGCAAGGAAGCCGCCCAGGGCGCCCATAAAGGCCAGAGGTTGGGCATCCTGTTTTACCGCCAGATAGATGGAGCTTGCCATAACCAGCAGGAGAATGAAAAAGCCGGCGCTCACCGGAATGACGTCGTAAAACTTAAAGGCGAAATAGGTAGTCAGATAAAGGATGCCTATGCCGCCGCCCTGTAGAAGCAAGGCGAAGTTTTGTTGCTTTTGTTTAGTGAATAGTTTGAGACCGATAAGCAACAGTATAAGGCCAAGTATCGCGATGGCCAGAAGACGCAGTTCAATTGGCAGCAGTCCTTGGTCGGCAGCGTATTTGAGCAGAAAGCCAAGTCCGAAGAAGAGTACAAACAATCCGATTTTAGTGGTGACGTTACTCTCGATAAACCAGTTTAGCCAAGGCGGTAAGCTGCCGGAACGCAAGTATTGCTGAACGGAGGCGATAAGCGGTTTTGCGTTGTCTGTCTGGTCGTCCTTGGAATCCTTGTTCCACGGCGAGACACTTTTCCATTTGGCCTTTGGTACAGGAGACGTTTGTCGGGCACCTTGTGGTGTTTCGTTTGAAGGTATTGTGGCGGAATGGGGTGACTGGGTGGAGGCGAGAGTTTCGCCTGATTCTTGGGGCGGCGAATGCTTTTTGGCGGACGGTTCTGGACGATTGGTGGATTGCTTAAAAGTTTCGAATTCGGCTAGCAATTTATTCAACTGATTCTGTAGCTGGTTATTTTTCTGCAACAGTATCCATATGACGATTCCGGCCAGCAGGGTTGCGAAAAACTCCTCTGAGTAGAGTCCGAAAACGATGAGGGTGAGAAACAGAATCAGCTCCGCCATAGGTATTCCTCGAATCTTAGTCGTATTGCGTATTCAAGATCATACCTCCATCTTCGTATGCTGTTTAGTGTTTTATTTTGGTGCCTGTCCGGGGCTTCGGGTTCGGATTAATAAAACACCACATCGGGGTCAGGTATACGGAACCCTAGGGTTGCTTCTTATGAGGGTGTAAGAATTACTGGTTCGAAATGTCACTCCGCTCTATGGACAGAGGACACGTTTTCTACGATATTGTGTCTCGGTAACTTCTTTACAATTTCAGACAATTTCATAGGACGAAGGACTCTATATGGGAAAAAATAGATGGCTGATGGCCTTGGCGGCCGTAGGCGTTCATATCTGTATCGGTTCGGTTTACGCTTGGAGCGTCTACGTTAATCCGATCAAAGAAACAATGAATTGGACTTTGACGGATGTCACTATCGCGTTCAGTATTGCGATTTTCTTCCTGGGGCTCTCGGCGGCTCTGATGGGGAAATTTGTCGAGCGTAACGGCCCGAAAGTTTCGGCGATTATCGCGGCGGTTCTTTTCGGATTGGGTACGGCAGGTTCCGGTTTGGCGATTATGATAGAATCCAAGCTATTGCTGTATTTTTTCTACGGTGTTTTGGGCGGTTGCGGTCTGGGGATTGGTTATATTTCGCCGGTATCGACACTGGTGCAATGGTTCCCGGACAAACGCGGTATGGCGACTGGTCTGGCGATTATGGGATTCGGTTTCGCTTCGGCCATCTGGGGGCCGACGATCAAAGTCCTGATCTCCGAAGTCGGTGTGGCGTCAACCTTTATGATTTTAGGAGCTACCTATTTTGTCATTATGTTCTCCTCGGCGCTGTATCTGGAGAAACCCGAAGAAGGTTACCTTCCTGAAGGCTTTAAGAAAAAAGTCGAAGCCCGGGCATAAGAAAATCAAACCGGATTTGGCCATGCTGGGCGTGCATGAAGCGGTCAAAACTCCGCGTTTCTATGGTTTGTGGCTGATGCTGTTCATCAATGTGACCTGCGGGATTGCGATAATCGGTGTTGCATCGCCGTTATTGCAAGAGGTCTTGGGCTTGTCTGCGATTGCGGCGGCGGCGGCCGTGGGCTTGATGGGGATTTTCAATGGCGCAGGGCGTATTTTCTGGGCTTCGTTGTCGGACTACATGACTCGTCCGATCGTGTATATCACCTTCTTCGCGACACAGGCGGTCGCTTTTTATATGCTGCCGTCAATCACTGAAATCATCATTTTCCAGATTATTTTGTATTTCATTATGTCGTGCTACGGCGGTGGCTTTTCGTCGATTCCGGCCTATATCGGCGATATCTTCGGCACCAAAGAACTGGGGGCGATTCACGGTTATATTCTGACCGCATGGGCCGCGGCCGGCTTGGTTGGACCGCTGATTATTTCGATGGTCAAAGATGCAACCGGTTCTTATGCTGAAACCCTGTATGTTTTTTCCGGCTTCTTTATAGTGGCGCTGGTGATTTCGATTGCTATGCTGGCGAATATTAAAACCATTCAGAAAAAACAGCTCGCAACGGAGTCATGAAGTGCAGCATGCGAGGACCGAAAGTGCGTTAAATTAACGTAGCTTGAGAGGGTGCCCTTGTGTGAGGGATGAAGAGGCGGTGAAAGATTTCATCGCCTCTTTTTTTGGTTTCTTTTACAGTTATTGCACGCGATTAGCCGTAGGCGAGCAGGTACGGCGAGTCGTCCGCTTTGCCCGAAGAGTTCTGCTCGAACAGCGCCAGATCGAGTGATCTTAAGGATTCATCAAGTTGATCGGAAATGACCACAAGCTGATCCATTAAGTAGTCTTTATCTTTCAAGTGTTCCAGGTCTTCGGAAGAGCCGTGCATCAGTTCAAGTACATTTTTGACCAGCTGGTGTTGCTGCTGGTGTAAGTGTTGAGTGCGGGTGAACTCTTTCAAATGTTGAATCTGCGGATTGTGCTGCTGCATTTGTGTCAGAGCCTGCCCCAGATCGGATCTTGCAGAATCCGTCAGTTTATCCTGCTCAATCGGCACATTGACGCCGTTAAGGAACGATTGCGCATTGGCACGCCAGATACGCATTGATTGGCGCAGGTCATTCATGCGAATGCCGCCGATTTCACTGAAATTTTGCACCAGCTGTTCGGTTTTGCGTTCATCGATACTGAATTTGTTGGTTTCTCGTGCCAGAAGTTCGGCCTGTTCTTTCAAGGATTGTGCGGCGGCGGATGTCTGTTCAACCAGAGTGGCATTGCTCTGAATGTTTTGGTCCAGGTGACCAATCGCGGAAGCAGTATTGGAGATCGCTTCCTGTTGATCCTGAATAGAGTGTTCGATGTGCTTTAAGGCTTTACCGATCTTAACCACACTGTGGTTAACGGTTTCAAAAGCCTGATCCGTTTGCTGTACCTGTTCGACACCCTCATGTACCTTTTGTACAGATTCATCAATCAGATCCTTAATCTCTTTGGCGGCTTCCGCTGATTTCTGCGCCAGGCTGCGAACTTCTCCGGCAACGACGGCAAAGCCGCGTCCGTGTTCTCCGGCACGAGCGGCCTCAACGGCGGCATTAAGCGCCAGTAAGTTGGTCTGGAATGAGATGCCGTCGATCAGGGAGATAATGCTGGCGATTTTT
The genomic region above belongs to Thiomicrorhabdus xiamenensis and contains:
- a CDS encoding NifB/NifX family molybdenum-iron cluster-binding protein, whose amino-acid sequence is MKIAISSIDGKTICGDAGSCQGFLIYEISTNQTIHQTYIELSREQILKNLTTPISDIPDHPLTDINAFITQSIEKELQSRLESDDIKVVKTKDHEPLMALNQIELTCH
- the orn gene encoding oligoribonuclease codes for the protein MKSDNNLIWIDLEMTGLDPKEHTIIEIATVVTDSQLNVLAEGPVIAIQTAQQELDKMDNWCVTHHGNSGLTARVQASEIDLEQAEQQTIEFLSQYVPSGKSPMCGNSICQDRRFMVEHMPKLEQFFHYRNLDVSTLKELARRWAPNVYSSHEKKGAHLALDDILESIDELKHYRRELFAENYRQND
- a CDS encoding DMT family transporter: MISIRVLLLAALAMIAFAANSLLCRIALTETTIDAASFTTIRLVSGAVMLFILWKLLNYRQQPRLAAEKRRFGGNTWSALALFVYAAGFSFAYIELSAATGALLLFGAVQLTMIGYGLYKGERLNVVQLIALALAVIGMLVLLLPGASSPSLSGAVLMTVAGIAWGVYSLRGRSAQNAHYDTSGNFIRALPLAVLLSLLWIDSSRLDQTGVVLAIASGALASGIGYAVWYAVVPFLSAASAAILQLSVPPLTALGAVVFLDESITLRFTLASVTILGGVALFIVSKNRFAAR
- the ilvC gene encoding ketol-acid reductoisomerase, with the translated sequence MQAYYDKDCDLSIIQGKKVAVIGFGSQGHAHAANLKDSGVDVVVGLRPGSSSVKKAEGYGLKTADVPTAVKGADVVMILTPDEFQADLYKNEIEPNIKEGAALAFAHGFAIIYNQVTPRKDLDVIMIAPKAPGHTVRSEFENGRGIPDLIAIEQDASGNAKAIALSYASAIGGGRTGILETTFREECETDLFGEQAVLCGGAVDLVKMGFETLVEAGYEPEMAYFECLHELKLIVDLMFEGGIANMNYSISNNAEYGEYVTGPRVINDESRAAMRQALKNIQTGEYAKQFILEGQAGYPSMTARRRQDAEHPIEQVGAKLRAMMPWIQANKIIDQDKN
- a CDS encoding acetolactate synthase 3 large subunit, with amino-acid sequence MEMTGAQILVNYLQDEGVEHIWGYPGGAVLPIYDALDTDAKTLNHILVRHEQAAVHAADGYARSTGKPGVVLVTSGPGATNAVTGIATAYMDSIPMVCITGQVPTGLIGLDAFQEIDTVGITRPIVKHNFLVKDVNDLADTLKKAFYLATTGRPGPVVVDIPKDVQNAKSNYVYPQEVDIRSYLPVTKGHSGQIKKAVEMMLSAKRPILYTGGGVVLGDASAELTELTRKLGFPITQTLMGLGAFPASDSQSVGMLGMHGTYEANLSMHHSDVIIAIGARFDDRVTGNLEKFCPDAKIIHIDIDPASISKNVIVDIPIVGPVKQVLTEMNQVLDETKQKKDEKALADWWKQIEEWRATKCLRYDTTGSKIKPQAAMEAVWRVTNGDAYVASDVGQHQMYAAQYYPFDKPRRWINSGGLGTMGFGLPAAMGAQMAHPDATVVCVTGEGSIQMNIQELSTCLQYGLPVKIICLNNGFLGMVRQWQEFFYERRYSMSYMESLPDFVKLAESYGHVGVRIEDPATMEAELEKVFSEELKDRLVFVDIITDQQENVYPMIPAGAGLNEMILV
- the ilvN gene encoding acetolactate synthase small subunit: MKHIISMLIENESGALSRVAGLFSARGYNIQALTVAPTEDESLSRLTLVTTGTDQQIEQIVKHLNRLIDVVKVLDLTEGVHIERELMLIKVSATGDMREEYKRLADIFRADIIDVTSTTYTIQMVGDSNKLDAFINTLDSGLILETVRSGTMGILRGEKCLQLN